The genomic DNA TTACTGTTGAGgtcctctagaatataaccatatgtgtcacttttgcacagatgtttttagttagatgaaaaacgtaAAAATTTCAAGGTGTCGCAGACTTCCTCCCATTGTCTGAAATGCCCCCGGACCTCTGAGTGTTAAATCCACTCTGCTAGGCTTGGGGGTAAGCAACGCAGCAGAGATCATTCTGTTCCAAATGGggaaaaaatgctaaaaaagacaagaaaaagtCTGACAGCTGCTTGGATGTAAACAACACAGATTCAACTCTTGCAAGTTTACTGCTGTAAAGCAGTGTTTCAGTTATCTCCAATTGCTGATAGTATACTGAGGGTTTTTGTAAGAAGATCTTTCTCTGTGGACTGATAAGCTAACCTTCGGAACCCAAATCAGTCTCACTGTCACACCAAGTAAGTATGatatttatttaaatgtatCTTCTTATGCCTGTCTTGTTAGGTGTCAGACTTAGCAATATAGGCTTAGTTGGAGGGGATGTGTTATTCTCTATACATCAAGTCATGTAGAGTTTTTGTAGATAGGATATAGGTAGTGCTCGTATACGGATCCCTTGACTTTTGGAAAGGAAATTTCTCTTCAAGTAACACCAAGTGAGTATATTCTTGCAAAAGCAAATATTCTGCCTGGACTTCATATGGCATTACTTAGCCTATCAGTTAAATGAAGGGCCGTAAAAGAAAAGTAAATTTGTTGTAGAGATAGTTTCCTTGTTATCTATGGTGTAATGGCAGTTACAGTGATGAGAGATGTGCCTTAATAACTGTCCATTGATACATTTAGAAAGACTTCTATTATGTCAGTATTAGTGATAAGAGGAAAAGCTGCCCTTGTTTATATTGTGTGATAAATGTTTTGTGGAAATGTTGCCTTGCTCTGTGGAGGttttgtgaacatgtgtgttgcTTTGTGCATGTTTTGGTGTATAAGTGCAAAACAAATTATAACGATCTATATAGTCTTTATGCAGATGCTTAAATGTAAAAGAcattaaatatagcctatgcaCAGATGTGAGATTTGATTGAATCGCCTTTCATGCAGCTGAAAGGTGCATGCATAAAGACTATATAGATCGTTATAATTTGTTTTGCACTTACACAAAACATGATTTGTCTTTGTCTATAGCAGTAATCATAGGATTTATATCGCTTTGTAAATGTAACATGTTGCTGCTGATCATGTGATATAAACTAAAACTGTGTATAGACATGACCTCCTGAGTAAAAGAAAGCACATTTAAAAGAAGCCAAAATGTGTACTCTTATTAGTTAAGAGTTCTTGTGTGGGTGCTTCTACGACTTGTTATAAGTGCAACAAAACTATAGCCAAAATAGTCTGTATGCAGCTGCTTAAATGTAAAAGTAGACATATTAGATATGCGCAGTACATTTGAGATTTGATAAAGATTGATAAAGAATAAAGATTGATCGATCGGttgcttgattgattgatttttctTTGTTGTGTAAAGCAGTAACTGTAGAATTTGTGTagttttttaaatgtaaaatataactAATGATAATGCGATAAACACTGCTAAGACTTGGCTTGTAGACATGACCTCATGTGAGTTAGAGGAAGCACATTTAAAGTAAGTCAAATGCGTAGTTTTTGTCTTTTATCTCATGAGGATATAATTCTCAGACTCTTTGGGGCCAACAACGGCTTCATTTAAAAAGTGTTCAAAGAGGGTTCTTAATGGAAAAAATGAGTTGGAGAAAGTTTCTCTTTTTGTTTGCAGAGAATCCTCCACAATCTCTCCCTACTATTTCTATTCTGGAACCAAATCCAAGCGGACCAGATGTTTGTCTGGCCGAGGCATTTTCGCCAAAAGAGGGGGGGGACATGGCAGTAAACGAACAGAAAAAGGATTTGTCAAAAGCGGTCCTGTCCATAAAGACCAAAACCTACTACTTTGCTGCCTTTGAGACTGGCATAACGAAATGCCGTTTCGGAGAGAAAGATgtaacaaaaaatacaaaaaatgatCCCAAACCAACTGCCCCAGGTATGCCACTGCACCTCGCAGGCTtgtttgtatacagtatatatatgtagaTGAATGTCATTTTACATGCTTACATAAAGAAACTATGTTTGCATACATAAAACCTTTGAGCTGTGGGATTTAGTGCTTTTAAGTCTTTAGTAAATACATTCTGCATGCATTCTTGTGCATGTGTTAGGTTACTCTTAACAGATGCCTGCTTCTGCATGTTCATGACTATTATGGTTTTCTATACAGCTGCCAAACAAACTGAGTCTCCTCTCAACTGTCCTGACAATATCACCAGTAGCAACCAGATGGGTTAGTTGACATTTCAAGTTTAAATTTTAGCATCCTAGCAAGCCTGTTTACAGTGGCTGCTGTTCTGTTGTTGGCTTCTAAAGTTTTTTTGTGTTAAATTGTTAGATTTGGCCAATACTTGCTGCTTCTTCCTTGTGAATGTTAATTGAGGCACAGATTTCACATCTTTCAATTaagataaaaaataacaaattggTATAGCAATCTCCCCAAACATCTTTTGTACATTTTCTGTCAATCACCAAATTGTTTTGCTCTTTTCAGCGGTGGCTCCAGCTCCAGATCCGAAGATAAATTTTATGTCAGTGTTGGTTACTGGTCTGAGGATTGTGTTTGCCAAAGCGGTGGCAATTAACGTGATAATGACCGTCAAAGTGCTGGTGATGTGATGGGAAGGTAAAACACTTGCATCATGAAACCACTTATCTGCCATGAATTAGTGTTTTATCATATGCTCTTggccaaaaatgaaattgcaGAAATATCACATTATCATTTGGAATTTATTAATGGACATTATTCATTGTTGATTGAAttaatattttttgtttgttttttggtatGGTAAGCAATAACATTCTTAAAAAATCATCTGTGTTTTGTATAAAAAAGGCCTGTGAATGGTATTTCAATGAACAAATTCATTGAAAACATGTATGATAGATGTATGTGTCCGAACCACTGACATAATCCTTTTGTggatgttcttgtgttctttagTCTTTAGCAGTGCCATGACTGTCAATACGATTGATACCATCAATATGATTCTCCCTCCGGGCTGATTTGCAACCTTTCATTTGCTGTAAATCATGTTGGATGATCTGTTGGATGGATGTTTATTTCCTAGATTTCACAGTATTCATCTATCATAGTATAACTTTTTAAATCATGAGTGTTTGAGGTAAATGCCATTATTTTTACATTTGACTGTATTTAGTGCTTGACAAAGCTTTTGATTTATATAACATATTTAGTTCATGACTTTAAGTGaatataggcctattcattGTTGATCTTTCATATGGATTTATactagcaataataataaagaccaatatgttttttattcactgtctttgcttttttgtgtttatttcaaGAAGCCTAAAATATATTTAGCTGCATTTTATAGCTTATAATgtgacaaattaagatataaaAAATGCACTGACAAGAATGAGTCACCCTAAAACACCCTAAAACACTTGTTTAactgcacagcagcagcaggcaaagCCTCTAACCACACTGCCAGATAAGAAGCTGCTGCAAAGCTTGGTTTCCAAGAAACGGCAAGTTGTGCCGATGGGTGCATGGGCCTGCAAAATATAACGGATGCTCATAACTCCAAAGTAATATGCATACTGATGGTTGCAACAAAATGGGGATTGCTGCTCAGTGCTCGCATATATAAAGTTGCTGGGTTTAAATAAATtagtaagtaaataaataaatacataaagagatagaaagacagaattACAGAATTCAGTTTGAGAACTGATATTAAATATCACTATTGCGAATAGAAAGTCTCTTCAATGTAGGCTTAATCGTGTAGCCTTGTCAATGAAACTATTAAATAAAGTTGTGCGTAGGCCTAGTGTGTAAGCAGAGTCAGgcatattttaattaaatatatttgaaacaTGAATTTAAGTTAATTTAAATATTTTGtaattttgtattttgcaggattgggaaaaaaacaaatagtttgtaacaaaatacttttttCAAATACTTAacagtttttttctgaatgcttatgcgctaatcgtgattcttgtagcacaatttctaaaactattaataCGTATAggaaaaccactcactgagttagccaaactaaaagcacaaacacttttttgcactccgtttgcaattttgtaacacacactttgcaaaactgtaggcacaattcactgcacagctctctttttgcggaactttaaacacaactcactgcttacactcaatttccaaatttccaacacactcctagctaaattatacacacatttatattaTTTACACTGTTTTACCAATTGTATGGCACATGGTCACATCATAaaaactgttttagataataagttcactttgcaatcagcctaagcagtgtaaataaggcagAGGTAACATAtccgtgtggagtacaatggagggagcagaaagagtgagaattagaggaggcctaggaagaggacgtggaggtgaagtaggagaaagaggaggaggaagaggacaaggtgaaggagcgagagggagaggacaacaaggacaaggagcccggttccttggacaggaggacatcgcatttttttttttttttgtctcagtgaaattactattttgtgttttgattttgtatttattttgatgagtgtgaacaccaatagTTGAAGTTTGGGTCCctgtatgtttacagaactacaaaagtatgacctcaaactgacatactgtagcctaccttgtgcacagagaaagcaaaagccagatgtgtcttgtattcatcCCATGTGTAGTTGAAACATTGTGTGCTTAGTGTTTACTGtttgatacagaaacaccatttttaagttaatcaagctgtgttcgcttttgcaagagaactacatgttttgataatttggtgaaaggttttgttatttgtgtgtagttttgcaaaaatagccaacagttacaaaaaatgtgcccctttcatgcacgcattatgaaaaaaagtgtctagatttttttagtattgattttattactctatatgagcccaatattgaaaatcagttggaattttttaaaaatatgcttttatatagaagttatgttattgtccacgtatgtggacagtgcgcaacaaaggggtaaaaaagaataaaatgtaatgacagaaaatgtggaaactatggccctctacttcctccatactacccacccagccctctactaccctcatactacccacccacctctctactacctccatactacccacccaacccctctactacccccattattgctcaccgaccctcacccacccctctactacccccatattacccacctctactaccaccactacccaaccacccctctactacatccctactacccacccctctactactaacccacccacccctctagtactctcatacccacccctctactacccacccacccctctactacccccatattaccataccaccttggcattaccacatgtaattaggtcattatttataaatatgtttaccaaatgtttgtttctttgtaatttaaagcaattaaaatcatatttgaaaaaaaaagacaaaaaaaaagtcctagttacaaaatctaatttttggccatttaactcctctgttgcgcaacgtccacatacgtggacagttgctttttagggactacaaactctattttacatccgatttaatttctgaaaacatagagttgttcaacacactctcctgtacagcataatatttttttttacatgattttgccttcttgagtactagctttttacagatatgcctggagcattcagcatatggccattactgtcactcatgttgaattgatgatgtcatcaagcagtcaatattccaaatataagatgatacatattgttaataaattgccaaggacctactaaaactgccctgaagtggattggtgtatatcaacatgataaataagtaga from Sardina pilchardus chromosome 2, fSarPil1.1, whole genome shotgun sequence includes the following:
- the LOC134099247 gene encoding uncharacterized protein LOC134099247; translated protein: MECSYTDPLTFGKEISLQVTPKNPPQSLPTISILEPNPSGPDVCLAEAFSPKEGGDMAVNEQKKDLSKAVLSIKTKTYYFAAFETGITKCRFGEKDVTKNTKNDPKPTAPAAKQTESPLNCPDNITSSNQMAVAPAPDPKINFMSVLVTGLRIVFAKAVAINVIMTVKVLVM